Proteins encoded together in one Elusimicrobiota bacterium window:
- a CDS encoding amidophosphoribosyltransferase, translated as MNNRNRISDTNERLPEALHEACGVFGIFNNKEAARLTYLGLQQLQHRGQESAGIVSSDGKRLFPHVSMGLVADVFPQSALDKLKGRNAIGHVRYATAGASSLLNVQPIVVRTSRGPLAIGHNGNLTNARALRKKLEAEGSIFQTSSDTEVVLHLIAKSPARDLVQAMMEAFGQVTGAYSIVLLTPKTLYAVRDPWGVRPLHVGRLNGSHVLASETCAFDIVNAKLIREVKPGEIVAIDHRGVRTAAQMPSPAQAHCVFEYVYFARPDSHIFGKSVYEVRRELGRQLAREAPADADIVVAVPDSASVAAMGYAEESGLRLEMGLIRSHYKGRTFIEPKQSIRDFGARMKYAAVSEALKGKRVVLVDDSIVRGTTSRKLIRMLKRAGAKEIHMRISSPPIMGPCFYGIDTPEARELVGTRLSVEGIRRYLKTDTLQYLSLEGMLRAAGKEPKDFCTACFTTKYPIPVTDGRRGL; from the coding sequence ATGAACAACAGGAATAGGATCAGTGACACGAATGAAAGACTTCCCGAGGCTTTGCACGAAGCTTGTGGTGTCTTTGGGATTTTCAACAATAAGGAAGCCGCGCGGTTGACGTATCTGGGGCTTCAGCAACTTCAGCATCGGGGGCAGGAATCGGCGGGTATTGTGAGTTCGGATGGGAAAAGGTTGTTTCCCCATGTCTCCATGGGTCTGGTGGCGGATGTGTTTCCACAAAGCGCCCTGGACAAATTGAAGGGGCGTAACGCCATCGGTCATGTTCGATACGCCACGGCGGGGGCCTCATCGCTCCTGAACGTTCAGCCCATTGTGGTGAGGACCTCCCGGGGACCTCTGGCCATCGGACATAATGGCAACCTCACCAACGCTCGCGCCCTTCGTAAAAAGCTGGAAGCGGAAGGGTCCATTTTTCAAACGTCTTCGGATACGGAAGTCGTTCTCCATCTGATCGCCAAATCGCCGGCCCGGGACCTGGTGCAGGCTATGATGGAGGCCTTTGGTCAGGTGACGGGAGCTTATTCCATTGTCCTTCTGACGCCCAAGACGCTTTACGCTGTTCGGGATCCCTGGGGTGTTCGCCCGTTGCATGTCGGTCGACTGAACGGGTCCCATGTCCTTGCGTCCGAAACCTGTGCCTTTGATATCGTGAACGCGAAACTCATCCGGGAAGTGAAACCGGGGGAAATCGTCGCCATCGACCATCGGGGGGTGCGTACCGCCGCCCAAATGCCCAGCCCGGCCCAAGCCCATTGTGTGTTTGAATACGTCTACTTTGCTCGACCGGATAGCCATATCTTTGGAAAAAGTGTGTACGAGGTCCGACGTGAGCTGGGGCGTCAATTGGCGCGGGAGGCCCCGGCCGACGCCGACATTGTGGTGGCGGTACCGGACTCCGCCTCAGTGGCGGCCATGGGTTACGCGGAAGAATCGGGGTTGCGTCTCGAGATGGGGCTGATTCGCAGTCATTACAAGGGACGCACCTTCATTGAACCCAAACAATCTATTCGTGATTTTGGCGCCCGCATGAAATACGCGGCTGTGTCGGAGGCGCTGAAAGGAAAGCGGGTTGTGTTGGTGGACGATTCCATCGTGAGAGGGACCACGAGCCGCAAGCTCATCCGCATGTTGAAACGTGCCGGCGCGAAGGAAATCCATATGCGGATCAGTTCTCCACCGATTATGGGGCCTTGTTTTTACGGGATTGACACGCCAGAGGCCCGGGAATTGGTGGGCACACGTCTTTCCGTGGAGGGAATTCGTCGCTATTTAAAGACGGACACTCTTCAATATTTAAGTCTGGAAGGAATGCTCCGGGCAGCGGGAAAAGAGCCGAAAGATTTTTGCACGGCTTGTTTCACCACGAAATACCCCATCCCGGTGACTGATGGAAGGAGAGGGCTATGA
- the purQ gene encoding phosphoribosylformylglycinamidine synthase I: protein MTVKALILRAPGANCDVETAWALEAAGAVPERVHVNSLLRGEAHLRDYGILVFPGGFSFGDDIASGKVLANRLAFRLREQLDGFLHLGRPILGICNGFQVLVKAGLLPGTEGVWDGRPSVTLTDNDSGRFECRWVNLKTSAKKSFWAKGLPEVFPLPVAHGEGKFVPRDSAVFKELEKKGQVIFRYVNAQGRKPAYPENPNGSLGDVAGLTNRAGNILGLMPHPERNAFPFQNAQWPRLKPPKEGVGLQLFKNAVRFARQVN, encoded by the coding sequence ATGACTGTAAAAGCGCTCATCCTTCGCGCGCCGGGGGCGAACTGTGACGTGGAAACCGCCTGGGCGTTGGAAGCGGCCGGGGCCGTTCCGGAACGCGTTCACGTGAACAGTCTTTTGCGGGGGGAGGCCCATCTTCGCGATTACGGAATTTTAGTTTTCCCCGGAGGTTTTTCGTTCGGTGACGATATCGCTTCGGGAAAAGTCTTGGCCAATCGGCTGGCGTTTCGGTTGCGGGAACAGCTGGATGGGTTTCTTCATCTGGGCCGTCCCATCCTAGGCATCTGCAATGGGTTTCAGGTGTTGGTGAAGGCGGGACTTCTTCCAGGAACCGAGGGGGTGTGGGATGGCCGTCCTTCGGTCACGCTTACGGATAACGATTCGGGCCGTTTCGAGTGCCGGTGGGTGAATTTGAAAACATCCGCTAAAAAAAGTTTCTGGGCGAAAGGGTTGCCGGAGGTGTTTCCCCTTCCGGTGGCTCACGGCGAAGGGAAATTTGTTCCTCGGGATTCCGCGGTCTTTAAAGAATTGGAAAAAAAAGGGCAGGTCATTTTTCGCTACGTGAATGCCCAAGGTCGGAAACCCGCTTACCCTGAAAACCCCAACGGATCCCTGGGGGATGTGGCGGGCCTCACCAATCGGGCTGGAAATATTTTGGGTCTCATGCCTCACCCCGAACGGAATGCTTTCCCTTTTCAAAACGCCCAATGGCCCCGTTTGAAGCCTCCCAAAGAAGGTGTGGGGCTTCAGCTCTTCAAAAACGCGGTCCGTTTTGCACGGCAAGTTAATTAA
- the purD gene encoding phosphoribosylamine--glycine ligase, translating into MNVLVIGSGGREHALVWALHRSPTVRHVYCAPGNAGIAGLAECVDVSPGDVPALINFIQLKAVGLTVIGPEVPLVAGLADELRAAGHPVFGPGRAAAQLEGSKTFAKEFMARHGIPTAGFRSFTTPAEALGFVQSDRWPESYRVVKADGLAAGKGVVVCHSREEVQAAMERMMVNRAFGPAGEHVVLEEVLEGEELSVMVLTDGETLLPLPTTQDHKRVFDGDEGPNTGGMGAYGPVPQVSKELWDRIEKEILGRFRDGLRRENLDYRGVIYVGIMMTPAGPKVLEFNVRFGDPETQVLLPLVSSDWAKLFLAAAEARLKDATLRLRKGTAVTVVMASGGYPGDYEKGKAIEGLDVVAKNKNVIVFHSGTERMGSEPYKTAGGRVLAVTGLGDTLAIARENAYAAVQKITFEGAHYRKDIAVKGLQD; encoded by the coding sequence ATGAACGTTCTGGTCATCGGTTCGGGGGGGCGGGAACACGCGTTGGTGTGGGCGTTGCATCGGAGTCCGACGGTGCGGCACGTGTATTGCGCGCCGGGGAACGCGGGAATTGCGGGGTTGGCCGAATGTGTGGACGTGAGTCCAGGGGATGTCCCCGCGCTGATTAATTTTATCCAATTGAAAGCGGTGGGGTTGACGGTGATTGGTCCGGAGGTCCCTCTCGTGGCGGGGTTGGCGGATGAGTTGCGCGCCGCCGGTCATCCGGTTTTTGGGCCGGGCCGCGCCGCTGCCCAATTGGAAGGCAGTAAAACATTTGCCAAAGAGTTTATGGCCCGCCATGGGATCCCCACCGCGGGGTTTCGATCGTTTACCACACCGGCGGAGGCTTTGGGTTTTGTTCAGTCGGACCGGTGGCCAGAATCCTACCGGGTCGTAAAGGCCGATGGTTTGGCCGCGGGAAAGGGTGTTGTGGTCTGTCACTCCCGCGAGGAAGTTCAAGCCGCGATGGAACGAATGATGGTCAATCGGGCCTTCGGCCCGGCCGGTGAACATGTGGTCCTTGAGGAAGTTCTGGAAGGCGAAGAGCTCAGCGTTATGGTGTTGACGGATGGGGAGACGCTTCTCCCCTTACCCACCACCCAAGATCATAAACGTGTTTTTGATGGGGACGAGGGGCCGAATACGGGTGGAATGGGGGCTTACGGCCCTGTTCCCCAGGTTTCCAAAGAACTGTGGGACCGGATCGAGAAGGAAATTTTAGGAAGGTTTCGGGATGGGCTTCGGCGGGAAAATCTCGATTATAGGGGTGTCATTTATGTGGGGATCATGATGACCCCCGCGGGGCCCAAAGTATTGGAATTTAACGTGCGTTTCGGGGACCCGGAAACCCAGGTTCTTCTGCCCCTGGTCAGTTCGGACTGGGCCAAACTTTTTTTAGCCGCGGCGGAGGCGAGACTCAAGGACGCCACTCTTCGTCTTCGAAAAGGGACTGCCGTGACTGTGGTCATGGCTTCGGGGGGCTATCCCGGTGATTATGAAAAAGGAAAAGCGATTGAAGGGCTCGATGTCGTGGCCAAAAATAAAAACGTGATCGTTTTTCATTCAGGGACGGAACGCATGGGGTCTGAACCCTATAAAACGGCGGGAGGCCGCGTGCTGGCGGTCACGGGCCTTGGAGATACCCTAGCCATAGCCCGCGAGAACGCCTACGCCGCGGTCCAAAAAATCACCTTCGAAGGCGCCCACTACCGCAAGGACATTGCCGTTAAAGGTCTTCAGGATTAA
- a CDS encoding phosphoribosylformylglycinamidine synthase subunit PurS, which translates to MNWRILVHLKPSFVDHHGEGVKKEGRLAGLKGLKNVRVGQAYELLGSIGESDARRLADRLLSDPVTQDAALFPADHVARPKGGRLAEIWLKKGVSDPVADTVRLGAKDLGVEGLERVRSGQVFDFLGEVTSPRVKRFCEEHLMNPLVQSVEVL; encoded by the coding sequence ATGAACTGGCGCATTTTGGTCCATCTGAAACCCTCCTTCGTGGATCACCACGGGGAAGGTGTTAAAAAAGAAGGGCGGTTGGCGGGTTTGAAAGGCCTTAAAAACGTTCGTGTGGGCCAAGCCTACGAACTGTTGGGGAGCATCGGGGAATCGGACGCTCGTCGCTTGGCGGACCGTTTGCTCTCGGACCCCGTGACCCAGGACGCCGCGTTGTTTCCGGCGGATCACGTGGCGCGGCCGAAGGGCGGCCGGTTGGCGGAGATTTGGTTAAAAAAAGGGGTTTCGGATCCTGTGGCGGATACCGTCCGTCTTGGGGCCAAGGATTTGGGGGTGGAAGGCTTGGAACGTGTTCGATCCGGACAGGTGTTCGATTTCTTGGGTGAGGTCACGTCCCCCCGTGTAAAACGATTTTGTGAAGAACATCTCATGAACCCATTGGTTCAGAGCGTGGAGGTTTTATGA
- a CDS encoding phosphoribosylaminoimidazolesuccinocarboxamide synthase gives MGISVALSETALPFKVWAKGKVRDVYDLGENLLIVATDRISAYDFVLPSPVPDKGKILCQTSNFWFEKLKTICSHHVLFTRVADFPEAIRGACRDLDGRAVVVKKAQRVDVECVARGYLAGSGWKEYQENQSVCGVRLPAGLVESSQLPEPIFTPATKAPDGEHDENISFERMADLVGRPRAERLRDLTLRLFQAASLYAESRGFLLADTKFEFGEWEGEMIWIDEALTPDSSRFWDKATYQPGRSQDSFDKQFVRDYLTEIKWDKKPPVPSLPEDVVQRTREKYVTAYERLTGNRFE, from the coding sequence ATGGGAATAAGCGTGGCTCTTTCTGAAACGGCATTGCCCTTTAAGGTTTGGGCCAAGGGGAAGGTTCGGGACGTCTATGATCTAGGAGAAAACCTCTTGATCGTGGCCACGGACCGGATTTCGGCTTACGATTTCGTTTTGCCGTCACCCGTGCCGGATAAAGGAAAAATTTTGTGCCAAACCTCCAATTTCTGGTTTGAGAAATTAAAAACCATTTGTTCCCACCATGTGCTGTTCACGCGGGTAGCGGATTTTCCCGAGGCCATCCGCGGGGCCTGTCGCGATCTGGACGGACGCGCGGTGGTGGTGAAGAAAGCCCAACGGGTGGACGTGGAATGTGTGGCCCGGGGATATTTGGCGGGGTCGGGATGGAAAGAATACCAGGAAAACCAATCGGTGTGCGGGGTGAGGCTTCCCGCTGGTCTGGTTGAATCCTCTCAACTTCCGGAACCCATTTTCACTCCGGCGACGAAGGCCCCGGACGGTGAGCACGATGAAAACATTTCTTTTGAACGGATGGCGGACCTCGTGGGGCGCCCCCGGGCCGAACGTCTTCGAGATCTCACCCTTCGACTCTTTCAGGCGGCTTCTCTTTACGCGGAATCCCGGGGGTTTCTTCTGGCGGACACCAAATTTGAATTCGGCGAATGGGAAGGGGAAATGATTTGGATCGATGAGGCCCTCACCCCGGACTCGTCCCGCTTTTGGGACAAGGCCACCTATCAGCCGGGCCGATCCCAAGATTCCTTCGACAAGCAGTTTGTGCGGGACTATTTGACTGAAATCAAATGGGACAAAAAACCGCCGGTCCCTTCCCTTCCCGAGGACGTTGTTCAGCGGACACGGGAAAAATATGTGACAGCTTATGAACGTCTTACAGGGAATCGCTTTGAGTGA
- the guaA gene encoding glutamine-hydrolyzing GMP synthase — MKRRSLPVILILDFGSQYTQLIARRVREAHVFCEIHPFNFPAQKIRALNPAGIILSGGPSSVYSKNAPKPDPALFDLGVPLLGICYGLQVLVTHFGGQVTRAPRREYGPADIRVVADNPLFRSLGKTLPVWMSHGDHAEKLPSGFSIVAKTTNAPYAAIHHRAKNFYAVQFHPEVHHTPRGKDLLANFLFRVCGLKADWSMASFAEEQTKLVRKQVGKEKVILGLSGGVDSSVAAALLHKALGKQLICVFVNNGLLRAGEEERVRAVFGKDQGYVTHIVDARKRFLKKLKGVTEPERKRKIIGHEFIEVFQEYAKKFKGVKFLAQGTLYPDVIESVSVKGPSAVIKTHHNVGGLPAKMHMTLVEPLRFLFKDEVRVLGKELGLPDEIIFRQPFPGPGLAVRVLGDITEEKLRMARESDLIVEEEIRAAGLYDKLWQAFTVFLPVNSVGVMGDERTYENAVAVRAVNSVDAMTADWSRLPADVLAKISTRIINEVRGINRVVYDISSKPPATIEWE, encoded by the coding sequence ATAAAAAGAAGGAGTCTTCCCGTGATTCTCATCCTTGATTTTGGATCGCAGTATACACAGTTGATTGCTCGTCGGGTGCGGGAAGCCCATGTCTTTTGCGAAATCCATCCGTTCAATTTCCCGGCGCAGAAAATTCGGGCATTGAACCCCGCGGGGATCATTCTTTCGGGTGGGCCTTCAAGCGTGTATTCCAAGAACGCACCGAAACCTGACCCCGCTCTTTTCGATTTGGGAGTGCCGCTCCTGGGAATCTGCTACGGTCTTCAAGTGTTGGTGACCCATTTTGGCGGCCAGGTGACCCGAGCTCCTCGGCGGGAGTATGGCCCCGCCGATATCCGGGTGGTCGCTGATAACCCCCTGTTTCGGTCATTGGGAAAAACGCTCCCGGTGTGGATGAGTCATGGGGACCATGCGGAGAAACTGCCCAGCGGGTTTTCGATTGTGGCGAAAACAACCAACGCGCCCTACGCCGCCATCCACCATCGGGCGAAAAATTTCTACGCGGTTCAGTTCCATCCCGAAGTTCACCACACCCCGCGGGGGAAAGACCTTCTTGCGAACTTTCTTTTCCGCGTCTGCGGCTTAAAAGCGGATTGGAGCATGGCCTCTTTCGCCGAAGAGCAAACGAAACTGGTGCGGAAGCAAGTGGGAAAAGAAAAAGTGATCTTGGGCCTCTCCGGAGGGGTGGATTCTTCCGTGGCCGCGGCGCTCCTTCACAAAGCTTTGGGCAAACAATTGATCTGTGTTTTCGTCAACAACGGGCTCCTTCGCGCGGGAGAGGAAGAAAGGGTCCGCGCCGTTTTTGGTAAAGATCAAGGGTATGTGACCCACATCGTGGATGCACGAAAACGGTTTTTAAAGAAGCTGAAAGGCGTGACCGAACCGGAACGCAAGCGAAAAATTATTGGCCATGAATTTATCGAAGTGTTTCAAGAATACGCTAAGAAATTCAAAGGGGTCAAGTTTTTGGCCCAGGGGACTCTTTACCCTGACGTGATCGAGAGCGTTTCCGTTAAGGGCCCTTCCGCTGTGATCAAAACCCACCACAACGTAGGGGGGCTCCCGGCCAAAATGCACATGACCTTGGTGGAACCCCTTCGGTTCCTGTTTAAAGATGAGGTTCGTGTCTTGGGAAAGGAGTTGGGGTTGCCCGATGAGATTATTTTTCGTCAGCCTTTCCCGGGCCCCGGTCTGGCCGTACGGGTGTTGGGAGACATTACGGAAGAGAAACTCCGCATGGCGCGAGAATCCGATTTGATTGTGGAAGAAGAAATTCGCGCGGCGGGTCTATACGATAAACTGTGGCAGGCGTTCACTGTTTTCCTTCCCGTCAACAGTGTGGGGGTGATGGGAGACGAGCGCACCTACGAGAATGCTGTGGCGGTTCGCGCGGTCAATTCCGTCGATGCCATGACGGCGGATTGGTCGCGTCTGCCCGCCGACGTGTTGGCCAAAATCTCAACCCGAATTATTAACGAGGTCAGGGGCATTAACCGGGTCGTTTATGATATTTCTTCCAAACCCCCCGCGACCATCGAATGGGAATAA
- a CDS encoding ATP-binding protein: protein MIPRYYDDLNKFIRPRRVLVIYGPRRSGKTTILKKFLEQSPLRCKLDSGDNMRTQILFESRDFESLFSYVEGYDLLAIDEAQRIPRIGEALKILKDHRPQLTIVVTGSSSFDLAQAVGEPLTGRKHQLTLYPIAQLELLALKNKHELGEQLEDFLIYGSYPDVLMAKTKHAKKEVLDEIVDSYLLKDVLMLERIRGARVLLDLLKLVAFQVGQEVSLNEIASQVKLDVKTVGRYLDILEKAFVLKSVGGFSRNLRSEVTKKQKYYFLDNGIRNAVISQFQSLSDRSDVGGLWENFVFAERLKKKSYHAIHGPTYFWRTYSQQEIDFIEEQDGTIYAHEAKWSLKSKRGAPKEWKLAYPQSLFKIIHPENYLNYVT, encoded by the coding sequence ATGATCCCTCGGTATTACGACGATCTCAACAAATTTATTCGACCCCGGCGGGTTTTGGTTATTTATGGGCCCCGCCGTTCTGGGAAGACCACCATTTTAAAAAAGTTTCTCGAACAAAGCCCCCTTCGTTGCAAACTGGATTCTGGGGACAATATGCGCACCCAGATTCTATTTGAATCACGGGATTTTGAGTCTCTTTTCTCCTACGTGGAAGGCTATGACCTTCTCGCCATCGATGAGGCCCAACGAATTCCCCGTATCGGGGAGGCGCTTAAAATATTAAAGGATCACCGTCCTCAGTTAACGATTGTCGTGACAGGGTCTTCATCGTTCGACCTCGCGCAGGCTGTGGGAGAACCTTTAACGGGAAGGAAACACCAACTGACCCTTTACCCCATTGCTCAACTGGAACTCCTTGCCCTGAAAAATAAGCATGAACTTGGGGAACAGCTGGAAGATTTTTTAATCTATGGTTCTTATCCCGACGTTCTGATGGCCAAAACCAAACACGCGAAAAAAGAGGTTTTGGACGAAATTGTTGACTCGTATCTTTTGAAGGATGTCTTAATGTTGGAACGAATCCGAGGAGCGCGCGTCCTTCTTGACCTGTTGAAATTGGTGGCGTTTCAAGTGGGGCAGGAGGTATCGTTAAACGAAATCGCGTCTCAGGTCAAATTGGACGTAAAGACAGTGGGGCGTTACTTGGATATTCTTGAAAAGGCTTTCGTGCTCAAATCGGTGGGGGGATTTAGCCGGAACTTACGATCGGAGGTCACAAAAAAACAAAAGTACTATTTCCTGGACAACGGGATTCGAAACGCAGTCATTTCTCAATTTCAATCCCTTTCGGATCGCTCGGACGTTGGCGGGTTGTGGGAAAACTTTGTGTTCGCGGAGAGGCTTAAGAAAAAATCGTACCATGCCATTCATGGGCCGACCTACTTCTGGCGAACCTATTCCCAGCAGGAAATCGATTTTATTGAAGAACAGGATGGAACAATTTACGCCCATGAAGCGAAATGGTCCCTCAAGTCAAAAAGGGGCGCACCGAAAGAATGGAAACTTGCCTATCCACAATCCCTCTTCAAGATCATCCATCCGGAGAATTATTTGAATTATGTGACGTAA
- the purL gene encoding phosphoribosylformylglycinamidine synthase subunit PurL, producing the protein MTAIAASVDFLSLDSQELVGLSKDRGLSLNAEEMAAIQTYFRTLGRSPSDPELETLAQTWSEHCKHKTFRAAIHHVETEENGETRERQYKDLLKETIVKVTEELKKPWCLSVFKDNAGIVDANMSEGGKPQALAFKVETHNHPSALEPYGGAGTGLGGVIRDVLGAGLGAKPIANSDVFCFGPLDEGAEKKTGSGLSTRRIVHGVVSGVRDYGNRMGIPTVNGAVVFDEDFKENPLVFCGTLGLMPQSTIPKDVQPGDKIVMTGGRVGRDGIHGATFSSDTLTTGIPSSVVQIGNPIVQKKMMDVLLEARDRGLYRGITDCGAGGLSSAVGEMGEKTGAEVNLERVPLKYDGIAPWEIWLSESQERMVLAVPPENVEKLKKLFSDEDVDCSAIGTFSSDGRLIVKHGEDVLVDMAMAFLHDGVPKRSMESRWVSPLVKKFPPPSKKKKASLESSLLALLAQPTVASKEWVVRQYDHEVQGRTVGKPFVGPRGVGPSDAAVLQLHPQDRRGAALSCGVNPHFSRWDPYWMSASVLDEAVRNLVAVGARTDRIAILDNFCGGNPWRPELLGELVRTAQACHDIALAYGTPFISGKDSLFNEFVVGGTRRSIPTTLLISALSLVDDVSTLVTMDFKKSGNLVFAVGVTRDELGGSRYGIHLESSGGSVPRLDPQETWPLYEKLARSIQSGRVAACHDCSEGGLGVALAEMAFGGGLGARVDARLVPMDKSLEAEGRTDKVLFSESNGRFVVEVSEKNRKSFLAEMAGCSVSLIGQVQEKNKLQLVGMDGKTANWMVQDLESAWRGGR; encoded by the coding sequence ATGACCGCCATCGCCGCGTCGGTCGATTTCCTTTCGTTGGATTCGCAGGAGCTGGTGGGTCTGAGCAAAGATCGGGGGCTGTCGTTGAACGCGGAGGAAATGGCCGCGATTCAAACCTATTTTCGCACCCTCGGGCGAAGCCCTTCGGATCCTGAACTGGAAACCCTCGCCCAAACCTGGTCCGAACACTGCAAACACAAAACCTTCCGCGCCGCGATTCATCATGTGGAAACGGAGGAAAACGGGGAGACGCGGGAACGGCAGTACAAAGATCTTTTGAAAGAAACCATTGTCAAAGTGACCGAGGAGTTGAAGAAGCCTTGGTGTTTGTCGGTTTTTAAAGATAACGCCGGGATTGTGGACGCCAACATGAGCGAAGGGGGGAAACCCCAGGCGCTGGCGTTCAAGGTGGAAACCCATAACCATCCGTCGGCTTTAGAACCTTACGGCGGGGCGGGGACGGGGTTGGGGGGTGTGATCCGGGACGTGTTGGGTGCTGGACTCGGCGCTAAGCCGATCGCCAATTCCGATGTTTTTTGTTTTGGTCCACTGGATGAAGGGGCGGAGAAAAAAACAGGGTCTGGTTTGTCCACCCGGCGGATTGTTCACGGGGTGGTGTCGGGTGTTCGGGATTACGGAAACCGGATGGGGATCCCCACCGTGAACGGAGCGGTGGTGTTTGACGAAGATTTTAAGGAGAACCCCTTGGTCTTCTGCGGGACCCTGGGCCTGATGCCCCAGTCCACGATCCCCAAAGACGTTCAACCCGGCGACAAAATTGTAATGACTGGGGGCCGCGTGGGGCGTGACGGAATTCATGGGGCAACGTTTTCCTCCGACACATTGACCACGGGCATTCCCTCCAGCGTGGTTCAGATTGGAAACCCCATCGTCCAGAAAAAGATGATGGATGTCCTTTTGGAAGCTCGAGACCGGGGCCTCTATCGAGGGATAACGGATTGCGGGGCGGGCGGTCTTTCGTCTGCTGTCGGCGAGATGGGCGAAAAGACCGGGGCGGAAGTAAACCTGGAACGTGTTCCGCTCAAATACGACGGAATCGCCCCTTGGGAAATATGGCTTTCGGAATCCCAGGAACGGATGGTTTTGGCGGTTCCCCCGGAAAATGTGGAAAAATTAAAAAAACTCTTTTCTGATGAAGACGTGGACTGTTCGGCCATTGGAACTTTTTCAAGTGATGGGCGGTTGATCGTGAAACATGGCGAGGACGTTTTGGTCGACATGGCCATGGCGTTTCTCCACGACGGCGTTCCGAAACGGTCCATGGAGTCCCGTTGGGTGTCTCCCCTCGTTAAGAAATTCCCGCCTCCTTCCAAAAAGAAAAAAGCGTCATTGGAATCCAGTTTGTTGGCTCTCCTGGCTCAGCCCACGGTGGCGTCCAAAGAATGGGTGGTACGGCAATACGATCACGAAGTTCAGGGGCGGACGGTGGGGAAACCGTTTGTGGGGCCTCGGGGCGTGGGGCCTTCCGATGCCGCTGTTCTTCAACTCCATCCTCAGGACCGCCGCGGGGCCGCTCTCTCCTGCGGGGTTAACCCCCATTTCAGCCGGTGGGACCCTTACTGGATGTCAGCGTCCGTCCTTGACGAGGCGGTAAGGAATCTGGTGGCGGTTGGGGCGCGAACAGACCGCATCGCGATCTTGGACAATTTCTGCGGTGGGAATCCCTGGCGGCCCGAACTATTGGGCGAATTGGTACGAACCGCCCAGGCTTGTCACGATATTGCTCTGGCCTATGGAACCCCATTTATTTCAGGGAAAGATAGCCTCTTTAACGAGTTCGTTGTGGGCGGGACCCGTCGTTCGATTCCAACGACGCTACTGATTTCCGCGCTCAGTTTGGTGGATGACGTGTCAACACTCGTGACCATGGATTTCAAAAAATCCGGGAACTTGGTTTTTGCGGTGGGAGTGACCCGGGACGAATTGGGCGGCTCCCGTTACGGGATCCACCTGGAGAGTTCCGGGGGGTCTGTCCCGCGACTGGATCCCCAGGAGACCTGGCCTTTGTATGAAAAATTGGCACGCTCCATTCAGTCCGGGCGAGTGGCGGCTTGCCATGATTGTTCGGAGGGGGGACTGGGTGTGGCGCTGGCTGAAATGGCTTTTGGGGGCGGTCTCGGCGCCCGGGTGGACGCCCGCCTGGTTCCCATGGACAAATCTCTGGAAGCGGAAGGGCGGACCGACAAAGTCCTTTTCTCGGAGTCCAATGGACGGTTTGTGGTGGAAGTGTCTGAGAAAAATCGTAAATCTTTCCTGGCCGAGATGGCCGGATGTTCGGTTTCTCTTATCGGGCAGGTCCAAGAGAAAAATAAACTTCAACTGGTGGGGATGGATGGAAAAACCGCGAACTGGATGGTGCAAGATCTGGAATCGGCTTGGCGGGGAGGGCGATAA